The segment ATGGTCCGCCGGCTGACCCGGGCCGACGTGCCGGCCGTGGACGTGCCCGCCGGCGGGCTCGGGGCGGCGGCGGCCGAGGCCGACCTCGTCCTCCTCGAGGCGAACGCCGTCGGCCCGGCCGAGTTCGCGGCCGTCCCCGGCTCGCGGGCGGCGGCCGCCGTGGCCCGCCACCGGGGCGCGCCGGTGTGGCTCACCGTCCCCAGGGGCCGGCTCCTGCCCGCCCGCCTGTGGGACGCGCTCGCCCGCCGGGTCGACCTGCTCGGCGACCCGTGGGACGCCGAGGTCGAGGTCGTCCCGGTGGACCTCGTGGACCGGGTGGTCGGCCCGGCCGGCGTCGTCGACGTGGCGACGGCGCTGCGGGCCGTCGACTGCCCGGTCGCCCCCGAGCTCACCCGCTGATGCCGTCCCGGCGGGACCTGATCCGCATGTCGGCCGAGGAGGTCGACGCCTTCCTCGCCGGCCGGCACTCGATGAGCGTCGCCACCGTCGGCCCCGGCGGCGCCATCCACCTCGTGGCCATGTGGTACGGCTTCCTCGACGGCGCGCCGGCGTTCTGGACCTACGCCAGGAGCCAGAAGGTGCGCAACCTGGAGCGCGACCCCCGGTGCACGTGCCTGGTCGAGGCGGGCGAGGCGTACGGCGACCTTCGCGGGGTGGAGCTGGTCGGGCGGGGCGAGGTGCTGGCCGACCGGGCGGCCGTGCTGGCCGTCGGCCGGAGCGTGTGGGAGCGCTACACGGGGCCGTGGGACGACGCCGCGGCGGCCGCCGTCGCCGCCGTGGGGGCCAAGCGGGTGGCCGTCCGCCTGGACGTCGAGCGGGTCGTCTCCTGGGACCACACCAAGCTG is part of the Acidimicrobiales bacterium genome and harbors:
- a CDS encoding TIGR03618 family F420-dependent PPOX class oxidoreductase encodes the protein MPSRRDLIRMSAEEVDAFLAGRHSMSVATVGPGGAIHLVAMWYGFLDGAPAFWTYARSQKVRNLERDPRCTCLVEAGEAYGDLRGVELVGRGEVLADRAAVLAVGRSVWERYTGPWDDAAAAAVAAVGAKRVAVRLDVERVVSWDHTKLGGTY